Genomic DNA from Misgurnus anguillicaudatus chromosome 18, ASM2758022v2, whole genome shotgun sequence:
ttatttgaaaaacgccgagcttccattggaaacaattgaaaacatgcgccggccacgggcgtaaaagctttggtgtgcacgcctcCTTAGACTACAAAATTCataaacctgtattaatttctgAAGATTATCTTGATGGACATGTGTAGGTATAATAATCTCTTATTCattaaaaagcttttttgcAATAATCCAAAGGCTATTTTGTTGAGGGACCAGTGTGAAGCTAATTTCTGGCTTGgtctacaaaaatacatcatccctgCAGCGCTGTATTGCTTACTATTAGACTAATATTTTCATAAAGATGCTAAAACTGTCTTGTAATAAAATAATCAATAGGGCAAAATATGTGCTTAGGTGGTAAAAATAGATGTACTGTAAGGCTTGCAGTGTAAACAAGAATTTGCTTATGATCTCCATTTGCATTCATGTACATTTATATGATTGTTTcttatgtttattattttgtgtaaatTACTAAAATTACTCTTTGTTTTATTACTTGGAAAACTGTTTATTTGTTGAAGTAGTTTTTCTTATATCTGTTTTTAATTGCAATAAAAAATCTCATAGGCTATAGTTAGAATTATCTAACTCACTTAAATCCTTACACTGtgcagtgagtagtgaacaaaaataaaatgtacataatAACTCAATATAATATGATCTCAGTTATTTGTAAGCAGGAAAGTTATGAACATCAAAAGGTGTAAGAAAACCAGTGTAACCTGGGAGTAGAAATTGTTACTTGTAAGTTGTCAACATTGTATTGAATACAATAAGAGGTTTGTTACAACTATAACTGTAACAGTATTGTAATTATGTGATATTGACTTTATGGAAAATATTTATAAGGTTCAATTTGTTAATGGCATTTATTAAACAtggcatttattaatcttaaataattttattatttattgtaataGGCTGTTCTTTGCCAAAGCTGAAATTTCTGTTGACTTATTTCCTCAGacaagacttttattttgtagtgGAAACAACCGGAAACTAGTGAATAGCGGAGACTTTTTACAGTACAGCAGAAGCGATGGCTGAAATATTGCTTTATCTCTCCAGCGTCAGTATTACAGTGACACACGGTATGGACGTTGAGAAGGTAATTTAATTACTTGGCTAAAATAAATCACGCGTAATGAAAAATAGTGAATTAAAAGAAATTTCTACTAAGTTGTGTaggtttttattatttagacaGAATAACCATCTAACGTTAGTGCACGATTTAATTTTTGCTTTGATGTTGTGTTAGGGTATTACAAGTAATAATATTAAACGATTTAGATACAAAATTATAAAATGCCACctgttatttaaaataataacaataacttATTCACATGTTTTACATCAGATATTTAATAATAAGATATTTATTCACAGCATAATGTTGGTTTGTACATGTTTTAGGTTTAGAATCTTCTTATTAATTATTAACAGTACAGTAGTAAAAAGTGTGATGGGATGCCACAACTGTAATTTCCAAAAACTAAATGGTCAAAAGTGCAAAAAGAATCTAAAAGACTCCTTTGCCCTTACAGTGTTTGAAACAAATATCCTACATACATTTATTATGATTGTACAGTAGTTGTGTTTACAGTAACTTGGAGGAAACTACTGCTACCATGATTTCCTCTTATATACATGACACAACCACTTAATATAGATTATTAAGTTATTCAGTAcagattgtgtgtgtttgtgtgactgTAAATAGAGCTCTGGGAACGAGAAAGAATATGAATGTGTGGAGCTTGGTGATCTGGAGAGAAAAGAGAAGAGCCCACGTCGAATTATTCATTTCTCCAGTGGAGAGACCATGGAAGAATACAGCACCGATGATGAGGAGGATGACAAAAAAGGGCATACGAATAAAGACCTTTTGCCTTCCATAGATACAGTATGTGTGCGTTTCAAGTGAAAGACTGAATAAATATATAGACATTTTGTGAATTAgggaagaaaataaaaaatctaaataatcaGAAATGTGTTAAGCACTAaaatatatcattttatttttcaagtcCAAGCTCACTTGGGGTCCATACGTCTGGTTGCAGATGTGGAGAGCAGCTACATCCACTGTCTCTGGTAAATCATGGATACTTGTATTAATCCCCATATTGAAAGTATTTATTTCTTGAATTTGTAT
This window encodes:
- the LOC129429539 gene encoding protein FAM177A1, which gives rise to MAEILLYLSSVSITVTHGMDVEKSSGNEKEYECVELGDLERKEKSPRRIIHFSSGETMEEYSTDDEEDDKKGHTNKDLLPSIDTSKLTWGPYVWLQMWRAATSTVSACDYMGERIASLFGITSAKYQYAIDEYSKSKRENEQEEGDTYLYEEAEHLFQKQQNEDEDLKTNQPEIKSTQTNVELTNELDIQPFLVPSTVHIPAFVTST